The Pyramidobacter piscolens W5455 genomic sequence GAAATGCAGTTCGACTTCAACGGCGGCCGCGACGACCTTGAGGGCAATCACGGCTTCGAGTTCGACAGCGCCCGTCTGTTCCTGCACCGCGACCTGAGCGACAAGGTCAGCTTCGACGCCGAGTGGGGCGACGACACGTTTGACCGCTTCTACCTGACGGCCGAAGATTTCCTCGGTTGGGAAGGCTTCACCGTCAAAGCCGGTCAGTTCGACATCGACTGGGAGGACGACGACGGGCTCTACTACGGCGAACACGAAGACGCCGGTTTGTTCCAGGGGCTGACCTACCGCGGCTTCGGCCTCAGCAAGACGTTCGGCCTGGCCGAGGTGTCGGGCTTCGCCGCTTCCAACCGCGCCGACGACGGCTGGTCGGTCTATGACCGGAACGAGAGCGGCGAGTACTACGGCGCCCGCCTGAAGCTGAACTTCAACGAGAAGTTCTGGCTGAGCGCCAACGGTTATTGGGTCAGACCCGAGGGCAAAAGCGCCGCGGAGTGGGGCAGCGACGATTTCGCCGCCTACTGGGCCGCGCTCGGCTTCAAGTT encodes the following:
- a CDS encoding S-layer homology domain-containing protein; this translates as EMQFDFNGGRDDLEGNHGFEFDSARLFLHRDLSDKVSFDAEWGDDTFDRFYLTAEDFLGWEGFTVKAGQFDIDWEDDDGLYYGEHEDAGLFQGLTYRGFGLSKTFGLAEVSGFAASNRADDGWSVYDRNESGEYYGARLKLNFNEKFWLSANGYWVRPEGKSAAEWGSDDFAAYWAALGFKFADGLELKGAYYMEDIDGAAIDDPKAWKVALDVSQDVLKFTSLWVEYAQFDQGFIAENLPYAFGKLGDYLDGFTTFGADTDVIFVAAKQEWNDKWSTFGRYAQYDPDGGDKAKDWAVGVGYQYSPNLYFELAYNKMDVGANGVPGFEDGSFIRFRTLLTF